The DNA region AGTTCATCTGGCAGACCGGAAAGATATACATTCAGCAAGTGAAAGATGCCATCACTACCACCACCGGAGAAGCGGTACGCAATCCACGCATTTCAGCTATCCCGAACCTCTATGTGACGGACTTCATCAAAGATATGGCAAGTGCGTATGCGGCTACCGATCTGGTCATTTCGCGTGCGGGAGCAGGATCTATCTCTGAGTTCTGCCTGCTGAATAAACCGGTTATTCTGGTACCTTCACCCAATGTGGCAGAAGACCACCAAACTAAAAATGCACTGGCCCTCGTAAATAAGGAAGCTGCCATTTACGTGAAGGATGCAGATGCAATGAAGAATCTGATTCCAGTAGCACTCGAAACGGTTGCCGATGTCGGGAAACTAAAAACGTTGAGCGAGAACATTGCCAAGTTGGCTCTGCCCGACTCAGCAACTATAATTGCAAAAGAAGTATTGAAACTGATAAGTAAACCATAATAATTCAATAAATGAACTGTAGCAACTCAATTCCCTTCCTCCCAGGAGGAGAATTGAGATAGTATTAAAATAGAAGAAGATGAATATAGAAAACATCAAATCCGTATATTTCGTCGGTGCCGGCGGCATCGGTATGAGTGCCCTGATACGTTATTTCTTATCAAAGGGCAAACTCGTAGCTGGTTACGACCGCACTCCGAGCGAACTGACCGAACACCTTATCGCAGAAGGCGCACAGATACATTATGAAGAAAATGTAAGCCTGATCCCCGAAGATTGCAAGGACAAGGAAGCAACTTTAGTCGTATATACCCCGGCCGTTCCGCAAGATCATGCCGAGTTAGTGTACTTCTGCAATAACGGTTTCGAAATACAGAAACGCGCTCAGGTTCTGGGAACAATCACCCACAGCAGTAAAGGTCTGTGCGTAGCCGGAACGCATGGTAAAACCACTACCAGCACAATGGCTGCACATTTACTTTATCAGTCACATGCAGGCTGCACCGCATTCCTCGGAGGCATCTCCAAGAATTATGGAACCAACCTGCTGCTGTCTCAGTCCAGTCCGTATACAGTGATCGAAGCAGATGAGTTCGACCGTTCTTTCCATTGGTTATCACCATACATGAGTGTCATTACAGCTACCGACCCCGACCATCTGGATATCTACGGTACGGAAGAAGCCTATCTGGAAAGTTTCCGTCATTATACAACCCTGATTCAACCGGGCGGCGCATTGATCATTCACAAAGACATTGCTTTGAAACCTGATGTGCAATCCGGGGTAAAAGTTTATACCTATGCTCGTACCCAAGGTGATTTCCATGCTGAGAATATCCGCATCGGAAACGGTGAGATATTTATCGACTTCGTGGCACCTGATACACGTATCAATGATATCCAATTAGGTGTTCCCGTGAGCATCAATATAGAGAATGGCGTGGCAGCCATGGCGCTCGCCCACCTCAACGGTGCCACGGACGAGGAAATCAAACGCGGCATGGCAAGTTTCCGCGGAGTAGACCGCCGTTTCGACTTCAAAATCAAGAATGATAAAGTGGTATTCCTGAGCGACTACGCCCATCATCCTGCCGAAATCGCACAAAGCGTAAAGTCTATCCGCGACCTATATCAGGACAAGAAAATTACGGCTATCTTTCAGCCGCACCTTTACACACGTACCCGTGACTTCTACAAGGAATTTGCCGACAGCTTGTCCCTGCTCGATGAAGTGATCCTCGTAGATATCTATCCGGCACGTGAACTACCGATTCCCGGTGTCACCAGTCAGCTGATATACGACAACCTGCGTCCGGGCATTGAAAAATGTATGTGCAGGAAAGAAGACATACTGAACCTGCTGTCTCAGAAAAAGACCGAGGTTCTGATTACTTTAGGTGCAGGAGACATAGACAACTACGTCCCCGAAATCACGAAACAACTTAAACTAAGAATGAGGAATGAAGAATGAAGAATTTGGCTGCGCATCATTCTTACACAGCGTAGCTAAATTCCTCATTCTTAATTCTTAATTCTTCATTAATATAAACATTATGCTAAAGCGAATTCTATTGTCTATCGTCCTGCTGCTCGTCATCGCCTATCTGGTGGTAGCTATCACGGCTTTCAATCGGAAGCCTGCCGGACAGGTGTGTCGTGACATGGAATTGGTTATCAAGGATACAGTTTATGCTGGCTTCATCACCAAGAAAGAAGTAACGGGTATGCTGGAGAAGAAAGGTATTTATCCCGTTGGCAAACCTATGGATCGCATTCGTAGCAAAACATTGGAGCGGGAACTCGCCAAACATCCGCTGATCGACGAAGTGGAGTGCTATAAGACTCCCAGTGGAATGCTCTGTGTGGAAGTCAGCCAGCGCATCCCTATCCTGCGAGTAATGAGCGCAAACGGTGAAAACTACTATCTGGACAACAAAGGCACCGTAATGCCACCCGACGCAAAGTGCGTTGCTCACCTTGCCATAGTGACCGGAAGAGTAGAAAAGTCGTTTGCCATGAGGGATTTATATAAGTTTGGTGTATTTTTGCAGAATAATAAGTTCTGGGACGCGCAAATCGAACAGATACATGTGCTTCCGGACAAGAATGTGGAATTAGTGCCCCGGGTGGGCGACCATATCATCTATCTCGGTAAGCTGAACGGCTTTGAGCGCAAGCTCGAACGGGTGAAAGCTTTCTACGAAAAAGGATTAAATAAGGTAGGATGGAACAAATATTCACGTATTAACGTTGAATTTAGTAACCAGATTATCTGTACAAAACGAGGAAATTAAATAAATTAGGAATATATCTATGGCAACAACAGAATTTATCGCCGCTATCGAGTTGAGTTCTTCCAAGATTTCCGGTATCGCCGGCAAGAAGAACAGCGACGGAAGCATACAAGTGCTGGCCTACGCGCGTGAAGATGCCTCTTCTTTTATCCACAAAGGAGTCATCTACAACATAGACAAGACCGCACAGGCTCTGACTTCCATCATCAACAAGCTGGAGAGCCAGTTGAACAACTCCATTGCCAAAGTATATGTAGGCATCGGCGGACAGTCATTGCGCACGGTAAAGAATGCGGTAAGCCGTGTGCTGGAAGAGGAAGGGATTATCTCGCAAGAGTTGGTAGATGCAATCAGCGATGAAAACCTCGAAGTTCCCCTGATGGACATGAGTGTGCTGGATGTAGCCCCGCAAGAATATAAGATAGACAACAATCTTCAGGCTGATCCGGTGGGTGTGGCAGGCAAGCGTATCACAGGAAACTTCCTGAATATCGTAGCGCGCGCTTCCCTCAAGAAGAATCTGGAGCACAGTTTCGAACAGGCCAAAGTAGAAATTGCCGACTTGCTCATCGCCCCGATAGCCCTGGCCAATGCCGTGCTGACGGAAAGCGAAATGCGCTCGGGATGTGCCTTGGTAGACTTCGGGGCAGATACGACTACCGTATCAGTATATAAGAATAACATTCTCCGCTTCCTTAGCGTACTACCGCTGGGTGGAAACAATATCACCCGTGACATTACCGCCCTGCAAATGGAAGAGGCCGAAGCCGAGCAGCTGAAGCTGAAATACGGAGATATGCTTTACGAAGAAGAAGAGGCGGAAACACCGGCAGTCTGCACACTGGAGGACGGTCGTAGCATCGAGTTGAACGTACTGAACGACATCATCGACGCCCGTGCCGAAGAAATCCTTGCCAATGTATGGAACCAACTGCAACTTTCCGGATACGAAGACAAATTGCTGTCCGGCATCATCTTCACCGGCGGCGGTGCCAACCTGAAAAACATGGAGGACGCATTCCGCAAACGCAGCAAGGTCGATAAGGTAAAGACCACCCGCTTTGTACACAACACCATCCATGGCTTCAACGATGTACTGAAGAAAGACGGCATGCAGAACACACTGCTCGGCCTGCTTGCTGCCGGCAACGAAAATTGCTGTCTGCAAGAGGTGAAACCTGCTCCGGCCACTTCCAATGTTACTCCACCGAAACCCGCCGATATGTTTGGCGATGACGAAGCCCTGAAAGAACAGGAAGCCGCCGCCCGTGCCGCCAAAGCACAGCGCGAGAAGGAAGAGAAAGAACGTCGCGAACGGGAACGCAAGGAGAAAGAACGTAAAGAAAAAGAAGAGAAAAAGAAAAAGAAGAAAGAAGGTCCCAGCTGGTTTGAAAAGACTTTCAACAAGATTTCCAATGAGATTTTCTCGGATGACGATCTGAAGTAACTCCAATCGTAAATAGTAAATCGTAAAATCGTAAATATATGGATGATATAGTACAATTCGATTTCCCGACAGATTCACCGAAGATCATTAAAGTGATTGGAGTAGGTGGTGGTGGCGGTAATGCCGTGAACCACATGTACCGGGAAGGCATACACGACGTGACGTTCGTTCTATGTAACACGGACAACCAAGCGTTGAAAGAGTCTCCCGTCCCCGTAAAACTACAATTGGGGCGTTCTATTACCGAGGGACTGGGTGCCGGAAACCGTCCCGAACGTGCCCGAGAAGCCGCCGAAGAAAGTAGCGAAGAAATCAAATCGCTGTTGAACGACGGTACCAAAATGGTGTTTATCACCGCTGGAATGGGGGGCGGAACAGGTACGGGAGCTGCTCCCGTCATTGCCCGCATAGCCAAGGAAATGGACATCCTCACCGTCGGTATCGTCACCATACCTTTTATCTTCGAAGGTGAAAAGAAGATTATCCAGGCGCTGGATGGCGTGGAGCGTATCGCCCAGCATGTAGATGCCCTACTGGTTATCAACAACGAGCGCCTGCGCGAAATATATTCCGACCTTACGTTTATGAATGCTTTCGGCAAGGCAGATGATACGTTGTCTATCGCAGCCAAGAGTATTGCAGAGATCATCACCATGCGTGGAACGGTGAACCTGGACTTTGCAGATGTAAAGACCATCCTCAAAGACGGTGGCGTTGCCATCATGAGCACCGGCTTCGGCGAAGGTGAAAGCCGTGTGACGAAAGCCATCGACGATGCCCTGCATTCTCCGTTGCTGAACAACAACGATATCTTCAATGCCAAGAAGGTGATGCTGAACGTATCCTTCTGTGAAAGCTCGGAACTGATGATGGAGGAAATGAACGAGATCCACGAATTCATGAGCAAGTTCCGCGAAGGCGTAGAGGTAATCTGGGGTGTGGCTATGGACAACACACTGGAAGGTAAAGTAAAGATTACCGTACTCGCCACCGGTTTCGGCATGGAAGATGTCCCCGGTATGGACAGTGTGCTCGAAAAGCGCAGCCAGGAAGAGGAAGAACGCCAGCTTCAGCTCGAAGAAGAAAAAGAAAAGAACAAAGAGCGTATACGCAAGGCTTATGGCGAAAGTGCCAG from Bacteroides sp. MSB163 includes:
- the murC gene encoding UDP-N-acetylmuramate--L-alanine ligase, with protein sequence MNIENIKSVYFVGAGGIGMSALIRYFLSKGKLVAGYDRTPSELTEHLIAEGAQIHYEENVSLIPEDCKDKEATLVVYTPAVPQDHAELVYFCNNGFEIQKRAQVLGTITHSSKGLCVAGTHGKTTTSTMAAHLLYQSHAGCTAFLGGISKNYGTNLLLSQSSPYTVIEADEFDRSFHWLSPYMSVITATDPDHLDIYGTEEAYLESFRHYTTLIQPGGALIIHKDIALKPDVQSGVKVYTYARTQGDFHAENIRIGNGEIFIDFVAPDTRINDIQLGVPVSINIENGVAAMALAHLNGATDEEIKRGMASFRGVDRRFDFKIKNDKVVFLSDYAHHPAEIAQSVKSIRDLYQDKKITAIFQPHLYTRTRDFYKEFADSLSLLDEVILVDIYPARELPIPGVTSQLIYDNLRPGIEKCMCRKEDILNLLSQKKTEVLITLGAGDIDNYVPEITKQLKLRMRNEE
- a CDS encoding cell division protein FtsQ/DivIB, translating into MLKRILLSIVLLLVIAYLVVAITAFNRKPAGQVCRDMELVIKDTVYAGFITKKEVTGMLEKKGIYPVGKPMDRIRSKTLERELAKHPLIDEVECYKTPSGMLCVEVSQRIPILRVMSANGENYYLDNKGTVMPPDAKCVAHLAIVTGRVEKSFAMRDLYKFGVFLQNNKFWDAQIEQIHVLPDKNVELVPRVGDHIIYLGKLNGFERKLERVKAFYEKGLNKVGWNKYSRINVEFSNQIICTKRGN
- the ftsA gene encoding cell division protein FtsA — encoded protein: MATTEFIAAIELSSSKISGIAGKKNSDGSIQVLAYAREDASSFIHKGVIYNIDKTAQALTSIINKLESQLNNSIAKVYVGIGGQSLRTVKNAVSRVLEEEGIISQELVDAISDENLEVPLMDMSVLDVAPQEYKIDNNLQADPVGVAGKRITGNFLNIVARASLKKNLEHSFEQAKVEIADLLIAPIALANAVLTESEMRSGCALVDFGADTTTVSVYKNNILRFLSVLPLGGNNITRDITALQMEEAEAEQLKLKYGDMLYEEEEAETPAVCTLEDGRSIELNVLNDIIDARAEEILANVWNQLQLSGYEDKLLSGIIFTGGGANLKNMEDAFRKRSKVDKVKTTRFVHNTIHGFNDVLKKDGMQNTLLGLLAAGNENCCLQEVKPAPATSNVTPPKPADMFGDDEALKEQEAAARAAKAQREKEEKERRERERKEKERKEKEEKKKKKKEGPSWFEKTFNKISNEIFSDDDLK
- the ftsZ gene encoding cell division protein FtsZ — its product is MDDIVQFDFPTDSPKIIKVIGVGGGGGNAVNHMYREGIHDVTFVLCNTDNQALKESPVPVKLQLGRSITEGLGAGNRPERAREAAEESSEEIKSLLNDGTKMVFITAGMGGGTGTGAAPVIARIAKEMDILTVGIVTIPFIFEGEKKIIQALDGVERIAQHVDALLVINNERLREIYSDLTFMNAFGKADDTLSIAAKSIAEIITMRGTVNLDFADVKTILKDGGVAIMSTGFGEGESRVTKAIDDALHSPLLNNNDIFNAKKVMLNVSFCESSELMMEEMNEIHEFMSKFREGVEVIWGVAMDNTLEGKVKITVLATGFGMEDVPGMDSVLEKRSQEEEERQLQLEEEKEKNKERIRKAYGESASGIGSKNIRKRRHIYIFNPEDLDNADIISMVESSPTYLRDKSTLSTIKTKAATEGQLATEEAQGGEDMGGVITF